The following coding sequences lie in one Halorarum halophilum genomic window:
- a CDS encoding MBL fold metallo-hydrolase, whose translation MRVTLLGTGDTTGTPTVGCDCDTCRAARERGVERSRFSVHVENERTGESLLVDFSPDFRRQFLDSEVPLPDAGVVTHVHFDHLDGLGNAYRVFDELPVYAADETDPLTDESVAGTIRRKYDYLDRVTVHDVTPHEPTRICGLDVTLVPVDHPPLVCYGVAVEDPETGAKLSLSGDTSYDVPPESRAALAEPDLLLADGIVPASLCERHPIGGADRGPDGVPRTFGTKHMTREGALALAEDLDAAETRVVHAAHFYPVEEAFEDPLAVDGEVYDL comes from the coding sequence ATGCGCGTCACCCTGCTCGGCACGGGCGATACGACCGGCACGCCGACCGTCGGGTGCGACTGCGACACCTGCCGGGCGGCCCGCGAGCGCGGCGTGGAGCGCTCGCGCTTCTCCGTCCACGTCGAGAACGAACGGACCGGCGAGTCGCTCCTCGTCGACTTCTCCCCCGACTTCCGCCGCCAGTTCCTCGACTCCGAGGTCCCCCTCCCCGACGCCGGCGTCGTCACCCACGTCCACTTCGACCACCTCGACGGCCTCGGGAACGCCTACCGCGTCTTCGACGAGTTACCGGTCTACGCCGCCGACGAGACCGACCCCCTGACCGACGAGTCGGTCGCGGGGACGATCCGCCGGAAGTACGACTACCTCGACCGCGTGACCGTCCACGACGTCACCCCCCACGAACCGACGCGGATCTGCGGCCTCGACGTGACGCTCGTCCCGGTCGACCACCCGCCGCTCGTCTGCTACGGCGTCGCTGTCGAGGACCCCGAGACGGGGGCGAAGCTGTCGCTCTCGGGCGACACCAGCTACGACGTTCCCCCCGAATCGCGCGCCGCGCTGGCCGAACCCGACCTCCTGCTCGCGGACGGCATCGTCCCGGCGAGCCTCTGCGAGCGCCACCCGATCGGCGGGGCCGACCGCGGGCCGGACGGGGTCCCGCGGACGTTCGGCACGAAGCACATGACCCGCGAGGGGGCGCTCGCGCTGGCCGAGGACCTCGACGCGGCGGAGACCCGCGTCGTCCACGCGGCCCACTTCTATCCCGTCGAGGAGGCGTTCGAGGACCCGCTCGCGGTCGACGGCGAGGTGTACGACCTGTAG
- a CDS encoding aryl-sulfate sulfotransferase yields MTGRDARTALVAAILAVLLTVGPASAGVGAGTTDAVGPGAGTAGAATAGTYPAKMAQTPNPCVGTISQRPSATTLVTIQGARGGGKTASLMLGVRPNGSVVGVHNDTAAGRWWQYDVDPMPNGDLLVATTEPGISVVERVDPATGEHESVERLENVEDAHDVDYLGDGEYVTVDKGDGRNRVVVYNSTSEEMVWKWRFDEYADRFPQSGGGPYGEDWTHVNDVDEIGDGVFLVSVRNFDQVIAIDRGTKEVLWTLGEDDDYDVLNEQHNPDYIEGENGTDTVLVADSMNDRVVEYAREDGEWTRTWTLRGGGLSEPRDADRLPNGNTLVTDRRGHRVVEVTPRGEVVWEFYTPWQPYDAERVGTDRGSEGPTMRQLRADGTHRMQGSAGYDTERIESCYAYLTGWDGGSRLVPDDELWGTAGNGTPGSTDGSVGTADGSTEPTLTTVPPRSGPFSPGRLTPLLGVGLAAAVAAVVAGFVVWRRR; encoded by the coding sequence GTGACGGGTCGAGACGCTCGAACCGCCCTCGTCGCGGCCATCCTCGCCGTGTTGCTCACGGTCGGGCCGGCCTCCGCCGGGGTCGGTGCCGGAACGACCGACGCGGTCGGACCGGGGGCCGGGACGGCGGGCGCCGCTACGGCCGGGACGTACCCGGCGAAGATGGCCCAGACGCCGAACCCCTGCGTCGGGACGATCAGCCAGCGGCCGTCCGCAACGACGCTGGTCACCATCCAGGGCGCCCGCGGCGGCGGGAAGACCGCCTCGCTGATGCTCGGGGTCCGCCCGAACGGGTCGGTCGTCGGCGTCCACAACGACACCGCCGCTGGCCGGTGGTGGCAGTACGACGTGGACCCGATGCCGAACGGGGACCTGCTCGTGGCGACGACCGAACCCGGCATCTCCGTCGTCGAGCGAGTCGACCCGGCGACGGGCGAGCACGAGTCGGTCGAGCGCCTCGAGAACGTCGAGGACGCCCACGACGTCGACTACCTCGGCGACGGCGAGTACGTCACCGTGGACAAGGGCGACGGCCGCAACCGCGTCGTCGTCTACAACAGCACCAGCGAGGAGATGGTGTGGAAGTGGCGGTTCGACGAGTACGCCGACCGCTTCCCGCAGTCGGGCGGCGGCCCGTACGGTGAGGACTGGACCCACGTCAACGACGTGGACGAGATCGGCGACGGCGTCTTCCTGGTCTCGGTCCGCAACTTCGACCAGGTGATCGCCATCGACCGCGGGACGAAGGAGGTGCTCTGGACGCTCGGCGAGGACGACGACTACGACGTCCTGAACGAGCAGCACAACCCGGACTACATCGAGGGCGAGAACGGCACCGACACCGTGCTGGTCGCCGACAGCATGAACGACCGCGTGGTCGAGTACGCCCGCGAGGACGGCGAGTGGACCCGGACGTGGACCCTCCGCGGCGGCGGCCTGAGCGAGCCGCGCGACGCCGACCGCCTCCCGAACGGCAACACGCTGGTCACCGACCGCCGCGGCCACCGGGTCGTCGAGGTCACCCCGCGCGGCGAGGTCGTCTGGGAGTTCTACACGCCGTGGCAGCCGTACGACGCCGAACGCGTCGGCACCGACCGCGGTTCGGAGGGGCCGACGATGCGCCAGCTCCGCGCCGACGGCACCCACCGGATGCAGGGGAGCGCCGGCTACGACACCGAACGGATCGAATCGTGCTACGCCTACCTCACCGGCTGGGACGGCGGGAGCCGACTCGTCCCCGACGACGAGCTGTGGGGGACCGCAGGAAACGGCACGCCCGGTTCGACCGACGGGAGCGTGGGGACGGCTGACGGGTCGACCGAGCCGACCCTGACGACCGTCCCGCCCAGGTCCGGGCCGTTCTCGCCCGGTCGCCTCACGCCGCTCCTCGGGGTCGGCCTCGCGGCGGCGGTCGCGGCCGTCGTCGCCGGGTTCGTCGTCTGGCGGCGACGCTGA
- a CDS encoding response regulator, producing MTNETADTFTILLVEDNPGDVRLLEEAFSEVNFDPEVHTASTWDDAIEFLTGCLNTESTAYPDLLLLDLHLPRSSGFTIIRSLNDDPKFPPRPILLLTTSDDEADVRRGYDLGASAYIEKPNDPAEYASLAKAVKEFWFERARVPPA from the coding sequence GTGACAAACGAAACCGCGGACACGTTCACCATCCTGCTCGTCGAGGACAACCCCGGCGACGTCCGCCTCCTCGAGGAAGCGTTCTCGGAGGTGAACTTCGACCCTGAAGTGCACACCGCCTCGACCTGGGACGACGCGATCGAGTTCCTGACCGGCTGTCTGAACACGGAGTCGACCGCGTATCCGGATCTGCTCCTCCTGGACCTGCACCTCCCGCGGAGCAGCGGGTTCACCATCATCCGATCGCTGAACGACGACCCGAAGTTCCCCCCGCGTCCGATCCTCCTGCTCACGACCTCGGACGACGAAGCGGACGTTCGCAGGGGGTACGACCTCGGCGCGAGCGCGTACATCGAGAAACCGAACGACCCAGCGGAGTACGCCTCGTTGGCGAAGGCGGTCAAGGAGTTCTGGTTCGAACGGGCCCGCGTTCCACCCGCGTAG
- a CDS encoding thiolase family protein, producing MATPVIAAAHRTPFGKGGGAFADTRSEDLSVTLIDHILAEYDLDPDDVDDLMWGVAQQRGEQDNNVARVIALLSELGEGTPATSINRWCASSMQAVISASDAIAAGNRDCIVAGGVENMSRVPMDGDSYEHLHPELSERYNVFQLQMGMTAEKVAEEYDVSREAQDEYAARCHERAAEATDSGRFDDEIVPVETDDGVVTEDEGIRRDTSVEALADLPPAFTGDGTVTAGNSSQISDGAAATLVCSREFADEHGLDVLAEVGMNNVAGVDPTVMGIGPVPATRGLLERNGRSIDDYGLVELNEAFASQCEYARRELGVPEDQYNVNGGAIAIGHPLGASGARLPVTLIHEMIKRDVDRGLATLCVGFGQGAAIEFGR from the coding sequence ATGGCAACGCCCGTCATCGCGGCCGCCCACCGGACCCCGTTCGGCAAGGGCGGCGGCGCCTTCGCCGACACCCGGAGCGAGGACCTGTCCGTCACGCTCATCGACCACATCCTCGCGGAGTACGACCTCGACCCGGACGACGTGGACGACCTCATGTGGGGCGTCGCACAGCAGCGCGGCGAGCAGGACAACAACGTCGCACGGGTCATCGCGCTCCTCTCGGAGCTCGGCGAGGGGACGCCGGCGACGAGCATCAACCGATGGTGCGCCTCCTCAATGCAGGCGGTCATCTCCGCCTCGGACGCGATCGCGGCGGGCAACCGCGACTGCATCGTCGCCGGCGGCGTGGAGAACATGTCCCGGGTCCCGATGGACGGCGACTCCTACGAGCACCTCCACCCCGAACTCTCGGAGAGGTACAACGTCTTCCAGCTCCAGATGGGCATGACCGCCGAGAAGGTCGCCGAGGAGTACGACGTCTCGCGAGAGGCCCAGGACGAGTACGCCGCCCGCTGCCACGAACGCGCGGCCGAGGCGACCGACTCGGGCCGGTTCGACGACGAGATCGTCCCCGTCGAAACCGATGACGGCGTCGTCACGGAGGACGAGGGCATCCGCCGCGACACGTCCGTCGAGGCCCTGGCGGATCTCCCGCCGGCGTTCACCGGCGACGGCACAGTCACGGCAGGGAACTCCTCGCAGATCTCGGACGGCGCGGCCGCGACGCTCGTCTGCTCGCGGGAGTTCGCCGACGAACACGGGCTGGACGTGCTCGCGGAGGTCGGCATGAACAACGTCGCGGGCGTCGACCCGACGGTAATGGGTATCGGCCCGGTCCCGGCTACGCGGGGCCTGCTGGAGCGGAACGGGCGCTCCATCGACGACTACGGCCTCGTGGAGCTGAACGAGGCGTTCGCCTCCCAGTGCGAGTACGCCCGACGCGAGCTGGGCGTGCCCGAGGACCAGTACAACGTCAACGGCGGCGCCATCGCGATCGGGCACCCGCTCGGCGCGTCCGGTGCCAGGCTTCCCGTGACGCTCATCCACGAGATGATCAAGCGCGACGTTGATCGCGGGCTAGCGACACTGTGTGTCGGGTTCGGGCAGGGCGCGGCGATCGAATTCGGTCGGTAG
- a CDS encoding flippase activity-associated protein Agl23: MTPRRTARTAAEIHRNPVRAVALLSVLALALRLWGLGARAMHFDEARVGYWTLRYLETGDHVYRPIVHGPFLELATAPLLDALGPTGFAVRLLPALLGAALPLAALAFRGALDDAEVVALAGFLALNPLLLFFSRFFRADVPLAAFAFGAFALAHRAHRTGSRRDLLAAGVLLGLALTTKENVVVYLLCVAGAAAVGLAVRWWSDGGDGVRDAVGRLRPLVPAAVPALLVAVLVAWFFYVPRGHSPGLDDLATRPVAVLAAGTVSAWETFAGSLWAGTHDQPYLPFLGHLLGSVAIGGAALYGCALLGLAGELRRAFSRPVDVANSCPSVRPLVVATAAWGLVALAGYPVAADIKAPWLAVHALVPLAVPAAVGAVALVRRGRRWWTEGDRLAAASLACVVLLVVGQAGFVALATSYTEPTPRVNLLAQGAQPGDDLDPLAAAIGASADRGGVLYYGERFWLPNESVDDAPPGPDANWLGYWIRRLPLPWYTERVGAETSYARTPEDVPDDPPPVVVAAPDEAGEVAPLLDGYGRRSYDLALFGNPVVVFTDPTLYDLESSDAKRDGS, translated from the coding sequence GTGACGCCCCGCCGTACCGCCCGGACCGCCGCCGAAATCCACCGGAACCCCGTCCGCGCGGTCGCCCTCCTCTCCGTCCTCGCGCTCGCCCTTCGGCTCTGGGGCCTCGGCGCCCGCGCGATGCACTTCGACGAGGCCCGCGTCGGCTACTGGACGCTCAGGTACCTCGAGACCGGCGATCACGTCTACCGACCCATCGTCCACGGGCCGTTCCTCGAACTCGCGACCGCGCCCCTCCTCGACGCCCTCGGGCCGACGGGGTTCGCCGTCCGCCTCCTCCCCGCGCTCCTCGGCGCGGCGCTCCCGCTCGCCGCCCTCGCGTTCCGCGGCGCCCTGGACGACGCCGAGGTCGTCGCGCTCGCCGGGTTCCTCGCGCTCAACCCCCTGCTCCTGTTCTTCTCGCGGTTCTTCCGCGCGGACGTCCCCCTCGCCGCCTTCGCCTTCGGCGCGTTCGCGCTTGCCCATCGAGCGCACCGGACCGGCAGCCGACGGGACCTCCTCGCGGCCGGGGTCCTCCTCGGTCTCGCGCTGACGACGAAGGAGAACGTCGTCGTCTACCTGCTCTGCGTCGCCGGCGCGGCCGCCGTCGGACTCGCGGTTCGATGGTGGTCCGACGGCGGCGACGGCGTCCGCGACGCGGTCGGCCGACTCCGTCCGCTCGTCCCCGCGGCGGTCCCGGCACTCCTCGTCGCCGTCCTCGTCGCGTGGTTCTTCTACGTCCCCCGCGGCCACTCCCCCGGCCTCGACGACCTCGCGACGCGGCCGGTCGCGGTCCTCGCCGCCGGCACCGTCAGCGCGTGGGAGACGTTCGCCGGGAGCCTCTGGGCCGGGACCCACGACCAGCCGTACCTCCCGTTCCTCGGACACCTGCTCGGCAGCGTCGCCATCGGCGGTGCGGCGCTGTACGGGTGCGCGCTGCTCGGCCTCGCGGGCGAACTCCGCCGCGCGTTCTCTCGACCCGTCGACGTCGCCAACTCCTGCCCGTCCGTCCGCCCCCTCGTCGTCGCCACGGCCGCCTGGGGGCTCGTCGCGCTCGCGGGCTACCCGGTCGCGGCTGACATCAAGGCGCCGTGGCTCGCCGTCCACGCGCTCGTCCCGCTCGCGGTCCCGGCGGCGGTCGGCGCGGTCGCACTCGTCCGGCGCGGCCGGCGGTGGTGGACCGAGGGGGATCGCCTCGCCGCCGCCTCGCTCGCCTGCGTGGTGCTCCTCGTCGTCGGGCAGGCGGGGTTCGTCGCGTTGGCGACGTCCTACACCGAGCCGACGCCCCGGGTGAACCTCCTCGCGCAGGGGGCCCAGCCCGGCGACGACCTCGACCCGCTGGCGGCCGCCATCGGCGCGTCCGCGGACCGGGGCGGCGTGCTCTACTACGGCGAGCGGTTCTGGCTGCCGAACGAGTCGGTCGACGACGCACCGCCGGGCCCGGACGCGAACTGGCTCGGCTACTGGATCCGCCGGCTCCCGCTCCCGTGGTACACCGAGCGGGTCGGCGCCGAGACGTCGTACGCCCGCACCCCCGAGGACGTCCCGGACGACCCGCCGCCGGTCGTGGTCGCCGCACCGGACGAGGCCGGGGAGGTCGCCCCGCTGCTCGACGGCTACGGACGGCGGTCGTACGACCTCGCGCTGTTCGGCAACCCGGTCGTCGTCTTCACCGACCCGACGCTGTACGACCTGGAGTCGAGCGACGCGAAGCGGGACGGTTCCTGA
- the serS gene encoding serine--tRNA ligase → MISRQLLRDEPDTVRRALEDKGVDDVDLDRIIEMDDEWRDLKGRGDTLRHERNQVSSKIGQLKQEGKEEAAQEAIEKSQSLKAELEEIEDRADELEDDLHEAMLTVPQIPQEDVPVGEDEDENVERRREGFDDLRELPDPVVPHYDLGEDLDILDFERGAKVSGGGFYFAKGEGAMLEHALVQFMLEVHREQGYVDVFPPLPVKSRSMEGTGQFPKFTEDAYRIEGDNEEPYDEDDLWLLPTAEVPVTNMYRDEILLDDDLPLKHQAYSPNFRQEAGEHGTETRGIVRVHQFNKVEMVNFVRPEESDERFDGLVDEAEEVLRRLELPYRILEMCTGDLGFTQAKKYDIEVWAPGDDMADGPEEGGRWLEVSSVSNFEDFQARRAGLRYRPERHESAEYLHTLNGSGLAVPRVVVAILEYYQNDDGTVEVPEALRPYLGGREVITGSEKVGESAVGAGEKE, encoded by the coding sequence ATGATTTCGCGGCAGCTCCTCCGGGACGAGCCCGACACCGTCCGACGCGCGCTCGAAGACAAGGGCGTCGACGACGTCGACCTCGACCGCATCATCGAGATGGACGACGAGTGGCGGGACCTCAAGGGGCGGGGCGACACCCTCCGCCACGAGCGAAACCAGGTCTCATCGAAGATCGGCCAGCTCAAACAGGAGGGCAAGGAGGAGGCGGCCCAGGAGGCCATCGAGAAATCGCAGAGCCTCAAGGCCGAACTCGAGGAGATCGAGGACCGCGCCGACGAACTGGAGGACGACCTCCACGAGGCGATGCTCACCGTTCCGCAGATCCCCCAGGAGGACGTCCCCGTCGGGGAGGACGAGGACGAGAACGTGGAGCGTCGGCGCGAGGGGTTCGACGACCTGCGCGAGTTGCCCGACCCCGTCGTCCCCCACTACGACCTCGGCGAGGACCTCGACATCCTCGACTTCGAGCGCGGCGCGAAGGTGTCGGGCGGCGGCTTCTACTTCGCCAAGGGCGAGGGCGCGATGCTCGAACACGCCCTGGTCCAGTTCATGCTGGAGGTCCACCGCGAGCAGGGGTACGTCGACGTGTTCCCGCCGCTCCCCGTCAAGTCGCGGTCGATGGAGGGCACCGGCCAGTTCCCCAAGTTCACCGAGGACGCCTACCGCATCGAGGGCGACAACGAGGAGCCGTACGACGAGGACGACCTCTGGCTGCTCCCCACCGCGGAGGTGCCCGTGACGAACATGTACCGCGACGAGATCCTGCTGGACGACGACCTCCCGCTGAAACACCAAGCGTACTCGCCGAACTTCCGGCAGGAGGCGGGCGAGCACGGCACCGAGACCCGGGGCATCGTCCGGGTCCACCAGTTCAACAAGGTGGAGATGGTGAACTTCGTCCGGCCCGAGGAGAGCGACGAACGGTTCGACGGCCTCGTCGACGAGGCCGAGGAGGTGCTCCGGAGGCTGGAGCTCCCCTACCGCATCCTGGAGATGTGCACCGGGGACCTGGGGTTCACCCAGGCGAAGAAGTACGACATCGAGGTCTGGGCGCCGGGCGACGACATGGCGGACGGCCCCGAGGAGGGCGGCCGCTGGCTCGAGGTGTCGTCGGTGTCGAACTTCGAGGACTTCCAGGCCCGGCGGGCCGGCCTGCGCTACCGGCCCGAGCGGCACGAGTCGGCCGAGTACCTCCACACGCTCAACGGCTCGGGGCTGGCGGTCCCGCGGGTCGTCGTCGCCATCCTGGAGTACTACCAGAACGACGACGGGACGGTCGAGGTGCCGGAGGCGCTCCGCCCGTACCTCGGCGGTCGCGAGGTCATCACGGGGAGCGAGAAGGTCGGCGAGTCGGCGGTCGGCGCGGGCGAGAAGGAGTGA
- a CDS encoding DUF5787 family protein: MEFGFELALCAHLEREEDWVLARQLGAAVASPGSRVMDVVGIEPGPGFADRARITDRAVPHAAIEADVGVGEARYWRDAFDGHPDLARERVDAAVESGFLSRERRGGREYVRQTARYPDDWVGKLVGIENKPDLGRPGDLERQLRFDVSLGLLDEVVLATASHVTGAHLNRLPQEVGVWRFDPDSGERTVLREASRLPVTEPGIEVVDERPLRTDVALVDPEAKARKRRRIAERAYGKGWRTYEFPDCARCLATADGRPECGHFDRVVNPAEACGPDCPGFEAGDALAVDRAALRDAATPWERDPAGTARRQSGLDRFSD; encoded by the coding sequence ATGGAGTTCGGCTTCGAACTGGCGCTGTGTGCCCACCTCGAACGGGAGGAGGACTGGGTGCTCGCCCGCCAGCTCGGAGCCGCCGTCGCGTCGCCGGGGAGCCGCGTGATGGACGTGGTCGGGATCGAACCCGGCCCGGGGTTCGCCGACCGGGCGCGTATCACCGACCGGGCCGTCCCCCACGCCGCCATCGAGGCCGACGTCGGCGTCGGCGAGGCGCGCTACTGGCGCGACGCCTTCGACGGCCACCCCGACCTCGCCCGCGAGCGGGTCGACGCCGCGGTCGAGTCCGGCTTCCTCTCGCGCGAGCGACGGGGCGGCCGGGAGTACGTCCGCCAGACCGCCCGCTACCCCGACGACTGGGTCGGGAAGCTCGTCGGTATCGAGAACAAACCCGACCTCGGCCGGCCGGGCGACCTCGAACGCCAGCTCAGGTTCGACGTCTCGCTCGGCCTCCTCGACGAGGTGGTGCTGGCGACGGCGAGCCACGTCACCGGCGCGCACCTGAACCGGCTCCCCCAGGAGGTCGGCGTCTGGCGGTTCGACCCTGACTCGGGCGAGCGGACGGTCCTCCGCGAGGCGAGCCGACTCCCCGTGACGGAACCGGGAATCGAGGTCGTGGACGAGCGACCCCTCCGGACCGACGTCGCGCTCGTCGACCCGGAGGCGAAGGCCCGAAAGCGCCGTCGGATCGCCGAGCGGGCGTACGGCAAGGGCTGGCGGACCTACGAGTTCCCGGACTGCGCCCGCTGTCTGGCGACCGCGGACGGGCGGCCCGAGTGCGGGCACTTCGACCGCGTCGTCAACCCCGCGGAGGCCTGCGGCCCGGACTGCCCGGGGTTCGAGGCCGGGGATGCGCTGGCGGTCGACCGCGCGGCGCTCAGAGACGCGGCGACGCCGTGGGAGCGCGACCCGGCCGGGACCGCCCGGCGACAGAGCGGGCTCGACCGGTTCTCCGACTGA
- a CDS encoding ATP-binding protein, with the protein MSDPAVDVVELLVTARRYSEDRALDADDLPPRYRRVFWSEAAEDESGPGGVNRPLHVTEPNATTATGVERPWEAVSDLLFTQRTEFSGELELTQPDMTTEWLLERVDDDRLLSNPVLAKIAEEADAGFDVTHAEAREENRPIRADRVWIDALLDEYFGDDDEDEDGDDMLDLVTVKAPEEIEMTLQDLVLTEDQEGEIRKLMKAIEHREYLAQIGLREIGKLLFVGPPGTGKTTAARALAHELGLPFVEVKLSMVTSQYLGETAKNVEKTFEVAKRLAPCILFIDEFDSVAKTRRSDEHAALKRAVNTLLKSIDDISLVRDEVLLISATNHPDQLDAAAWRRFDEIVNFPKPDRQMRSDILEIITRRMEIAEFDPQEAAERTEGLTGSDLRMVLREAVLEALTDERMSITQEDIMDAVEDFEERDNLKNMDMIEGEGAEVPEVAGDGGDAHDHDDHDHDHDHGTADHSHDD; encoded by the coding sequence ATGAGTGACCCGGCAGTGGACGTGGTCGAACTCCTCGTCACCGCACGCCGATACAGCGAGGACCGGGCCCTCGACGCCGACGACCTCCCGCCGCGGTACCGCCGCGTCTTCTGGAGCGAGGCAGCCGAGGACGAGTCCGGGCCAGGCGGAGTGAACCGACCGCTTCACGTGACCGAACCGAACGCGACGACAGCGACGGGGGTGGAGCGACCCTGGGAGGCCGTCTCCGACCTCCTGTTCACGCAGCGAACAGAATTCTCCGGCGAACTGGAGCTGACCCAGCCGGACATGACGACCGAGTGGCTACTCGAACGCGTGGACGACGACCGACTCCTCTCGAACCCGGTGCTCGCGAAGATCGCCGAGGAGGCCGACGCCGGGTTCGACGTCACCCACGCGGAGGCTCGCGAGGAGAACCGGCCGATCCGCGCGGACCGCGTCTGGATCGACGCGCTCCTCGACGAGTACTTCGGCGATGACGACGAGGACGAGGACGGCGACGACATGCTCGATCTCGTCACGGTGAAGGCGCCCGAGGAGATCGAGATGACCCTCCAGGACCTCGTGCTCACCGAGGACCAGGAGGGCGAGATCCGCAAGCTAATGAAGGCCATCGAGCACCGCGAGTACCTCGCGCAGATCGGCCTCCGCGAGATCGGCAAGCTCCTGTTCGTCGGCCCGCCCGGCACCGGCAAGACGACCGCCGCCCGGGCGCTCGCGCACGAACTCGGCCTCCCGTTCGTCGAGGTGAAGCTCTCGATGGTGACGAGCCAGTACCTCGGCGAGACGGCCAAGAACGTCGAGAAGACGTTCGAGGTCGCCAAGCGGCTCGCGCCGTGCATCCTCTTCATCGACGAGTTCGACTCCGTCGCGAAGACCCGCCGGAGCGACGAGCACGCGGCACTCAAGCGAGCGGTCAACACCCTCCTCAAGAGCATCGACGACATCTCGCTGGTCCGCGACGAGGTGCTGCTCATCTCGGCGACGAACCACCCCGACCAGCTCGATGCCGCCGCCTGGCGGCGCTTCGACGAGATCGTTAACTTCCCGAAGCCGGACCGGCAGATGCGCTCGGACATCCTCGAGATCATCACGCGCCGGATGGAGATCGCGGAGTTCGACCCGCAGGAGGCCGCCGAGCGGACGGAGGGCCTGACGGGATCGGACCTCCGGATGGTGCTGCGGGAGGCCGTGCTCGAGGCCCTGACCGACGAGCGCATGTCCATCACCCAGGAGGACATCATGGACGCGGTCGAGGACTTCGAGGAGCGCGACAACCTGAAGAACATGGACATGATCGAGGGCGAGGGCGCCGAGGTGCCCGAGGTCGCGGGCGACGGCGGCGACGCGCACGACCACGACGACCACGACCACGATCACGACCACGGCACAGCCGACCACTCGCACGACGACTGA
- a CDS encoding PQQ-dependent sugar dehydrogenase has protein sequence MPRTCSRRRALAAVGTALVAGCSQPGTPPSDSSSGSDRPTETSTSTSTPVPEPDVSFDPDDDWRAPTDAPATNVETNVLVENLEIPWDVSVAANGDLFITERVGRVTRFSAGELDAVLSPADVIGAGSVPPGHDERPWWVDGGEGGTLGVAVHPNYPDVELLFVYYTAAVEDGPVNRISRFDLSADDPGAAETVVVDGIPASNIHDGGRLTFGPRGRLWATVGDAGEESLAADPSSLAGSILRVTVDGEPAPGNPDLGDPRVLTYGHRNPQGLAWLPDGTALATEHGPSGKDELNRLEGGANYGWPDVRTPEEYRNAADVHRPLFNTRNTTWAPTGCLFYTGDAVPSWRNRLLVGGLRSQQVVVATVTRPDGDPPPVGDGRRFDADWLDDAYTVTANPVLQDELGRVRHVEQGPDGALYAITSNRDGRANEPFPRERDDVLVRLEVTS, from the coding sequence ATGCCTCGCACCTGCTCCCGGCGCCGGGCGCTGGCGGCCGTCGGCACCGCGCTGGTCGCCGGCTGTTCCCAGCCGGGCACCCCTCCATCCGACTCCAGTAGCGGGTCGGATCGACCGACCGAAACGTCGACGTCGACGTCGACGCCCGTCCCCGAACCGGACGTCTCGTTCGACCCCGACGACGACTGGCGGGCGCCGACCGACGCGCCCGCGACGAACGTCGAGACGAACGTGCTGGTCGAGAACCTGGAGATCCCCTGGGACGTCTCGGTCGCCGCGAACGGCGACCTGTTCATCACCGAGCGCGTCGGCCGGGTCACCCGGTTCAGCGCCGGCGAACTCGACGCGGTGCTCTCGCCCGCGGACGTCATCGGCGCCGGGTCGGTGCCGCCCGGCCACGACGAGCGCCCCTGGTGGGTCGACGGCGGCGAGGGCGGCACCCTCGGCGTCGCGGTCCACCCGAACTACCCCGACGTCGAACTCCTGTTCGTCTACTACACCGCGGCGGTCGAGGACGGCCCGGTGAACCGCATCTCGCGGTTCGACCTGTCGGCCGACGACCCCGGCGCGGCCGAGACGGTCGTCGTCGACGGGATCCCCGCCTCGAACATCCACGACGGCGGCCGACTGACGTTCGGGCCGCGCGGGCGCCTGTGGGCGACCGTCGGCGACGCCGGCGAGGAGTCGCTGGCGGCCGACCCGTCGAGCCTCGCGGGGTCGATCCTCCGCGTCACCGTCGACGGCGAACCAGCGCCGGGCAACCCCGACCTGGGCGACCCCCGGGTGCTCACCTACGGCCACCGGAACCCGCAGGGACTGGCGTGGCTCCCGGACGGGACGGCCCTTGCCACCGAGCACGGTCCGTCGGGGAAGGACGAACTCAACCGTCTCGAGGGCGGCGCGAACTACGGCTGGCCGGACGTCCGCACACCGGAGGAGTACCGGAACGCGGCGGACGTCCACCGGCCGCTGTTCAACACCCGCAACACGACGTGGGCGCCGACCGGCTGCCTGTTCTACACCGGCGACGCCGTCCCATCGTGGCGAAACCGGCTGCTGGTCGGCGGGCTCAGGAGCCAGCAGGTCGTCGTCGCCACGGTCACCCGCCCCGACGGCGACCCACCGCCGGTGGGCGACGGCCGACGCTTCGACGCCGACTGGCTCGACGACGCCTACACCGTCACGGCGAACCCGGTGTTGCAGGACGAACTCGGGCGGGTCCGTCACGTCGAGCAGGGGCCCGACGGCGCGCTGTACGCCATCACCTCGAACCGCGACGGCCGGGCGAACGAGCCGTTCCCCCGCGAGCGCGACGACGTGCTCGTCAGACTGGAGGTCACCTCGTGA